Proteins encoded in a region of the Blastococcus sp. Marseille-P5729 genome:
- the rpsI gene encoding 30S ribosomal protein S9 — protein MTTAFADKPVQTVGRRKEAIVRVRLVPGTGKFSLNGRELENYFPNKVHQQLIKEPFVTLEKEDQYDVIALLKGGGITGQAGALRLGIARALTELESEDRPPLKKAGFLTRDPRVKERKKYGLKKARKAPQYSKR, from the coding sequence ATGACCACTGCTTTCGCTGACAAGCCGGTACAGACCGTCGGCCGCCGCAAGGAGGCCATCGTTCGCGTCCGCCTGGTGCCCGGCACCGGCAAGTTCTCGCTGAACGGCCGCGAGCTGGAGAACTACTTCCCGAACAAGGTCCACCAGCAGCTCATCAAGGAGCCCTTCGTCACGCTGGAGAAGGAAGACCAGTACGACGTCATCGCCCTGCTCAAGGGCGGCGGCATCACTGGCCAGGCCGGTGCCCTGCGACTGGGGATCGCCCGCGCGCTGACCGAGCTGGAGTCCGAGGACCGCCCGCCGTTGAAGAAGGCCGGCTTCCTCACCCGCGACCCGCGGGTGAAGGAGCGCAAGAAGTACGGCTTGAAGAAGGCCCGCAAGGCTCCGCAGTACAGCAAGCGCTAA
- a CDS encoding molybdenum cofactor biosynthesis protein B encodes MSTEKLTGQAVVITASNRANAGVYEDESGALLERELSGLGLTVRREVLPDDLTRLGDALRQAVAEGVDLVLTTGGTGLTPSDVTPEATAAVIERPAPGLAEAIRAYGAPKVPTAVLSRGLAGVAGRTLIVNLPGSTGGVRDGLQVLRPLLPHILSQLAGGDHARD; translated from the coding sequence ATGAGTACCGAGAAGCTGACCGGCCAGGCGGTCGTCATCACCGCATCGAACCGCGCGAACGCCGGCGTGTACGAGGACGAGAGTGGGGCGCTGCTGGAGCGCGAGCTGAGCGGCCTGGGGCTGACCGTGCGTCGGGAGGTGCTCCCCGACGACCTGACCCGCCTTGGTGACGCGCTGCGTCAGGCGGTGGCGGAGGGCGTGGATCTGGTGCTGACGACCGGCGGCACCGGCCTCACGCCCAGCGACGTCACGCCGGAGGCGACCGCCGCGGTGATCGAGCGGCCGGCTCCAGGGCTGGCCGAGGCGATCCGGGCGTACGGCGCTCCCAAGGTGCCGACCGCCGTCCTCTCCCGCGGGCTTGCGGGAGTAGCCGGCCGCACCCTGATCGTCAACCTGCCCGGGTCCACCGGCGGCGTCCGCGACGGCCTGCAGGTGCTGCGGCCGCTGCTGCCGCACATCCTCAGCCAGCTGGCCGGTGGCGACCACGCGCGCGACTGA
- a CDS encoding AbiV family abortive infection protein, which yields MGEPQVEEVSADFARRWWKSLMANAVALVEDAHALADRGSAGRAQALLVLAMEEVAKARWLYEAAEWEWSAPLGLYGVQPHEPGLVRVPDGLRTTRAPHAEKLQVAEQFASGLGGFWDPDRRIEYYQLPDLETFHGLARQRNLDKQAGFYVDRVADRISSPLDIPAGGIVEQIRRAAEVVQMHLIQDHTRQQDASVPSRIDSAEDLHWTILPYSDPEFFTEEPPGVGVEVTEE from the coding sequence ATGGGCGAGCCGCAGGTTGAAGAGGTCAGCGCAGACTTCGCGCGCCGATGGTGGAAGTCCCTGATGGCGAACGCGGTGGCGCTTGTGGAGGATGCCCACGCCCTGGCGGACCGGGGCAGTGCCGGCCGGGCTCAGGCGCTCCTGGTGCTCGCGATGGAGGAAGTGGCGAAGGCACGCTGGCTTTACGAGGCCGCCGAGTGGGAGTGGAGTGCGCCTTTGGGCCTCTACGGGGTGCAGCCTCACGAACCTGGCCTGGTTCGGGTTCCGGACGGCCTACGCACCACCCGCGCACCACATGCAGAAAAGCTGCAGGTGGCGGAGCAGTTTGCGTCAGGTCTGGGTGGCTTCTGGGACCCAGACCGTCGGATCGAGTACTACCAGTTGCCGGACTTGGAGACGTTCCATGGGTTGGCGCGGCAGCGGAACCTCGACAAGCAGGCTGGCTTCTATGTCGACCGTGTAGCCGACCGGATCTCCTCGCCGCTGGACATACCCGCCGGGGGGATCGTGGAGCAGATTCGTCGAGCGGCCGAGGTAGTTCAGATGCATCTGATCCAGGACCACACCCGCCAACAAGACGCCTCCGTTCCTAGCCGGATCGACTCGGCGGAGGATCTTCACTGGACGATCCTTCCCTACTCGGACCCCGAGTTCTTCACCGAGGAGCCGCCCGGCGTGGGCGTCGAAGTCACCGAAGAGTAG
- the glp gene encoding gephyrin-like molybdotransferase Glp, which produces MPPSLMPVDQYADVVRDLLGVATPTPVPLAEADGLVLAADLVAEVPLPTFANSAMDGYAVRHSDLAAAGPTTLPVCADIPAGRIDVPPLAPGSAARIMTGAPVPDGADTVIPVEFTDASATGDAPAEVTFLETVERGRHVRPRGEEAETGDVLLSAGTALTPPALGLAAAAGHATVLAYPRPRVLVLSTGSELVTPGRPLQHGQIYESNSVVLVSALERIGARARALQLVEDDVETFHRRLRDEAADADLIVTSGGVSAGAFEVVKEALEGAVEFVKTGMQPGMPQGCGRFEGTPIVTLPGNPVSVYVSFEVYLRGALLAWMGCADTERPGFVGTWKGPRQGSPADKRQFLRGVCDVPEGTVTPVGAPPSHLLAALARANCLVVIPEGQASVSPGDDVEIWLLDSAL; this is translated from the coding sequence ATGCCGCCTTCCCTGATGCCCGTCGACCAGTATGCCGACGTGGTTCGCGACCTGCTGGGCGTGGCCACTCCCACGCCGGTCCCGCTGGCGGAGGCGGATGGCCTGGTCCTCGCCGCGGACCTCGTCGCCGAGGTGCCGCTGCCGACCTTCGCCAACTCCGCGATGGACGGGTACGCGGTACGCCACAGCGACCTGGCAGCCGCCGGGCCCACCACCTTGCCGGTGTGCGCCGACATCCCGGCCGGACGCATCGACGTCCCGCCGCTGGCCCCGGGCAGTGCGGCGCGGATCATGACCGGTGCGCCGGTGCCCGACGGCGCCGACACTGTGATCCCGGTCGAGTTCACCGATGCCTCGGCCACCGGGGACGCGCCCGCCGAGGTGACCTTCCTCGAGACCGTCGAGCGAGGCCGACACGTGCGGCCGCGTGGCGAGGAGGCCGAGACCGGTGATGTCCTGCTGAGCGCCGGAACCGCGCTCACCCCGCCCGCGCTGGGGCTGGCCGCCGCGGCGGGCCATGCAACCGTGCTGGCCTACCCGCGCCCGCGGGTGCTGGTGCTCTCGACCGGCAGCGAGCTGGTGACTCCGGGGCGGCCGTTGCAGCACGGGCAGATCTACGAGTCGAACTCTGTCGTCCTGGTCAGCGCCCTGGAGCGGATCGGCGCCCGCGCCCGCGCGCTCCAGCTGGTCGAGGACGACGTCGAGACCTTCCACCGCCGGCTGCGGGACGAGGCTGCGGACGCCGACCTGATCGTGACCAGCGGCGGCGTCAGCGCCGGAGCCTTCGAGGTCGTCAAGGAGGCGCTGGAGGGCGCGGTGGAGTTCGTGAAGACGGGGATGCAGCCGGGCATGCCGCAAGGTTGCGGCCGGTTCGAGGGGACGCCGATCGTGACGCTACCCGGCAACCCGGTGAGCGTCTACGTGTCGTTCGAGGTCTATCTGCGCGGCGCGCTGCTGGCCTGGATGGGCTGCGCGGACACGGAGCGGCCCGGGTTCGTCGGCACCTGGAAGGGCCCACGGCAGGGCTCCCCGGCCGACAAGCGGCAGTTCCTCCGGGGCGTGTGCGACGTCCCCGAGGGGACCGTCACGCCGGTCGGCGCTCCCCCGTCGCACCTGCTGGCCGCGCTGGCGCGCGCCAACTGCCTGGTCGTCATCCCCGAGGGCCAGGCCTCGGTGAGCCCGGGCGACGACGTCGAGATCTGGCTGCTGGACTCCGCCCTCTAG
- a CDS encoding DoxX family protein — MAPLIVLLVFTTLARAVGALGVGYVASWPAATAVGLAAMFIVTGASHFFPARRAGLIAIVPPALKHPAALVALTGVLELLGAVALLVPPEAGQLRVAAALSLAVLLFVMFPANVYASQARRSEHSPNTPLPQRTAMQCVFIAATLFVALAS; from the coding sequence ATGGCACCTTTGATCGTCCTACTCGTCTTCACAACTCTTGCCCGAGCGGTGGGGGCGCTGGGCGTCGGCTACGTCGCCTCCTGGCCCGCCGCCACGGCTGTGGGGCTGGCTGCCATGTTCATCGTGACCGGCGCCAGCCACTTCTTCCCTGCACGGCGGGCAGGGCTCATCGCCATCGTCCCACCGGCTCTCAAGCATCCCGCCGCGCTGGTCGCACTCACCGGCGTGCTCGAGCTGCTGGGTGCCGTCGCCCTTCTCGTTCCTCCCGAGGCGGGACAGCTGCGCGTGGCAGCAGCGCTCAGTCTGGCCGTGCTGCTGTTCGTGATGTTCCCCGCGAATGTCTACGCGTCACAAGCCCGTAGGTCTGAGCACTCACCCAACACGCCCCTGCCGCAGCGAACGGCGATGCAGTGCGTCTTCATCGCGGCGACACTCTTCGTGGCTCTGGCTTCATGA
- a CDS encoding collagen binding domain-containing protein: protein MSWIRSARDLVRWLIAAAMATALALGMVVTISSTARAADVSQVIDTGSITIENDSTDDPDDPLVQWQSTRVSFDYNTQGVQVQPGDSFVLTLPPELRTVNLAWNLVHPDGTTIAACTAGGDPSTVTCTFTDGVLDADGSQKYDYLAGSVWVNAQAVQATESTTVDFGTVTGEVPVDLPGDGGIEPGTPEYPEHIDKWGWFGNDDRTVIHWQVLIPGSKVDNTIPVTVTDTMSPGQSITPPVEVQVLTNPQQGTWETFTDGVSLTVTKDGFTAVFAPGTIDPGEFYRITYYAKTDNSNVGQSYSNTAEIAGTHVQDTVTRNSQGGGTADGPGFGGIGVLKQPIAGDGASQVPGDAQFTMLATYTVDGVATTKKIAVTAGGAAGELHGLPVGTVVTLTEATPPAVPGITWGAPVFANPAGSPGVEIAPDGTSATITVGDQTTAYVEVTNTAELAPEPSVDIVKKDAAGNDADTVEQSVLLPDGSTDLVFTITNDGDEPLVDVVVSDEVTAGSGAVSDLSCAFPDGSAGTTWAGPFAVDASFTCTAQLTGVQPGEPHTDVASVTGKGQLTDKPVDDDNPYHAYTPEPKNPGNPGTPGNPQPIGPQPQPPTGKPSLAQTGVEAGGLGSVAFALIAAGLLAIAGGRRGRTAHHR, encoded by the coding sequence TCCAGTGGCAGTCGACCAGGGTGTCGTTCGACTACAACACCCAGGGTGTGCAGGTCCAGCCAGGCGACAGCTTTGTGCTTACGCTGCCGCCGGAGCTCAGGACCGTCAATCTCGCGTGGAATCTCGTGCATCCTGATGGGACGACGATCGCGGCCTGCACCGCAGGCGGCGACCCGAGCACGGTCACCTGCACCTTCACCGACGGCGTGCTCGACGCAGACGGATCACAAAAGTATGACTACCTCGCCGGGAGCGTCTGGGTGAACGCCCAGGCGGTGCAGGCGACCGAGAGCACGACGGTCGATTTCGGCACCGTGACGGGCGAGGTGCCCGTCGACCTCCCCGGCGACGGGGGAATCGAGCCCGGCACCCCCGAGTACCCGGAGCACATCGACAAGTGGGGATGGTTCGGTAACGACGACCGCACAGTGATTCACTGGCAGGTCCTCATCCCCGGTTCGAAGGTCGACAACACGATCCCGGTGACCGTGACCGACACGATGTCACCTGGCCAGTCGATCACCCCGCCCGTCGAGGTGCAGGTCCTGACCAACCCGCAGCAGGGGACGTGGGAGACCTTCACGGACGGCGTCAGCCTCACCGTGACGAAGGACGGCTTCACGGCGGTGTTCGCGCCGGGCACCATCGACCCGGGCGAGTTCTACCGGATCACCTACTACGCGAAGACCGACAACAGCAACGTGGGGCAGAGCTACTCGAACACCGCCGAAATCGCCGGGACCCACGTGCAGGACACGGTTACCCGAAACTCGCAGGGCGGCGGCACCGCCGACGGCCCGGGCTTCGGCGGGATCGGCGTCCTGAAGCAGCCGATCGCGGGGGACGGCGCCTCGCAGGTTCCGGGCGACGCTCAGTTCACCATGCTCGCGACCTACACGGTCGACGGCGTCGCCACGACCAAGAAGATCGCGGTGACTGCCGGCGGCGCGGCGGGAGAGCTGCACGGCCTGCCGGTCGGCACGGTCGTGACCCTCACTGAGGCCACCCCACCGGCCGTCCCGGGCATCACGTGGGGAGCTCCGGTCTTCGCGAACCCCGCAGGCAGCCCCGGCGTCGAGATCGCTCCGGACGGCACCTCGGCGACGATCACCGTCGGCGATCAGACCACGGCGTACGTCGAGGTCACGAACACCGCGGAACTGGCTCCCGAGCCGTCCGTGGACATCGTGAAGAAGGACGCCGCCGGCAACGACGCGGACACGGTCGAGCAGAGCGTGCTGCTGCCGGACGGCTCGACCGATCTGGTGTTCACGATCACGAACGACGGTGACGAGCCGTTGGTCGATGTGGTGGTGAGCGATGAGGTGACCGCAGGTTCGGGCGCGGTGTCCGATCTGAGCTGCGCGTTCCCGGATGGTTCAGCGGGCACCACATGGGCGGGCCCGTTCGCGGTCGATGCGTCGTTCACGTGCACGGCCCAGCTGACGGGTGTGCAGCCGGGTGAGCCCCATACGGATGTGGCGTCGGTGACGGGCAAGGGTCAGCTCACCGACAAGCCGGTGGACGACGACAATCCGTACCACGCGTACACGCCGGAGCCGAAGAACCCGGGGAACCCGGGAACGCCAGGGAACCCGCAGCCGATCGGTCCGCAGCCGCAGCCCCCGACCGGTAAGCCGTCGCTCGCCCAGACCGGCGTCGAGGCGGGCGGGCTGGGCAGCGTCGCGTTCGCGTTGATCGCCGCTGGGCTGCTGGCCATCGCCGGCGGACGGCGCGGTCGGACGGCGCACCACCGGTAG
- a CDS encoding TetR/AcrR family transcriptional regulator: protein MSDGYHHGDLRRALLDESAQMIDEVGPSSLSLRELARRAGVSHGAPAHHFGDRRGLLTALAAQGLRLLAADVAAATAGGFDEAAVAYVRFAREHPGHYAVMHRPELLHADDGELSAARASSMEALMAGVESIPAERRAHLTTSEAAHVAWSLVHGLASLAAEGATPDLQTDDLARRAARQLFA, encoded by the coding sequence ATGAGCGACGGATATCACCACGGCGACCTAAGACGAGCACTCCTCGACGAGTCGGCGCAGATGATCGACGAGGTTGGACCCAGTTCACTGTCGCTGCGCGAGCTTGCCCGTCGGGCCGGGGTCTCGCATGGCGCACCCGCGCATCATTTCGGCGATCGACGAGGCCTGCTCACGGCGCTAGCCGCGCAAGGTCTGCGCCTGCTTGCCGCCGATGTGGCCGCAGCCACGGCTGGTGGCTTCGACGAGGCAGCAGTCGCGTACGTCAGGTTCGCACGTGAGCACCCTGGCCACTACGCCGTGATGCACAGGCCGGAGCTGCTCCACGCCGATGACGGTGAGTTGAGTGCAGCCCGGGCATCCTCGATGGAGGCGCTTATGGCAGGCGTCGAATCAATACCCGCAGAACGCAGGGCACACCTGACAACCTCGGAAGCAGCGCACGTGGCCTGGTCCCTGGTTCACGGGCTTGCATCCCTTGCAGCCGAAGGCGCTACCCCCGATCTTCAAACAGACGATCTCGCCCGCCGCGCCGCTCGGCAACTCTTCGCGTAA
- the glmM gene encoding phosphoglucosamine mutase: MGRLFGTDGVRGLANGDLLTPSLALRVGEAAARVLLRDVQDRRPVAVIGRDGRASGEMLEGAVVAGLTSAGADVIRVGMLPTPALAFLTAHFRADLGVMLSASHNPMPDNGIKIFAAGGHKLPDDTEAEIEALILDDDAPWQRPTGADVGRVTDHAEGAAAYADHLLTAVPADLSGLKVVVDCAHGASSLIAPEAYRRAGADVVVMGAEPNGTNINDGVGSTHLDSLRAAVVEHGADLGIAHDGDADRCLAVDAAGKDIDGDQILAICAIGLKEAGELTDDTVVATVMSNLGFHNAMAEHGISVATTAVGDRYVLERLRADRLALGGEQSGHVVFLKDATTGDGLLTALHLMARMAQTGRTLAELGSVVTRLPQVMINVPVADRERAASARPVAEAVRRAEVELAGAGRILLRPSGTEQLVRGMVEAPSEDQAERGARKVADSVAATR; encoded by the coding sequence ATGGGAAGACTGTTCGGCACCGACGGGGTGCGCGGGCTGGCTAACGGCGATCTGCTGACCCCGTCGCTGGCGCTGCGCGTCGGAGAGGCGGCGGCGCGGGTGCTGCTGCGCGACGTGCAGGACCGCCGTCCGGTGGCGGTCATCGGCCGTGACGGGCGCGCCAGCGGCGAGATGCTGGAGGGAGCGGTCGTCGCAGGGCTCACCTCCGCCGGCGCCGACGTCATCCGCGTCGGGATGCTGCCCACGCCGGCGCTTGCCTTCCTGACCGCACACTTCCGCGCCGATCTGGGCGTGATGCTGTCGGCGAGCCACAACCCGATGCCCGACAACGGCATCAAGATCTTCGCCGCCGGCGGCCACAAGCTTCCCGACGACACCGAGGCAGAGATCGAGGCGCTGATCCTCGACGACGACGCACCGTGGCAGCGTCCGACGGGGGCCGACGTCGGCCGCGTCACCGATCACGCCGAGGGCGCCGCGGCGTACGCCGATCACCTACTCACCGCGGTCCCCGCCGACCTGTCGGGACTGAAGGTCGTCGTCGACTGCGCCCACGGCGCCTCGTCTCTGATCGCGCCCGAGGCCTACCGGCGCGCCGGGGCCGACGTGGTCGTCATGGGCGCCGAGCCGAACGGCACCAACATCAACGACGGGGTCGGCTCCACCCATCTGGACTCGCTGCGCGCCGCGGTCGTCGAGCACGGCGCGGATCTCGGCATCGCGCACGACGGCGACGCCGACCGCTGCCTCGCGGTGGACGCCGCCGGCAAGGACATCGACGGCGACCAGATCCTCGCGATCTGCGCGATCGGGCTCAAGGAGGCCGGGGAGCTCACCGACGACACGGTCGTCGCCACCGTCATGAGCAACCTGGGCTTCCACAACGCCATGGCCGAGCACGGCATCTCGGTCGCGACCACGGCGGTCGGGGACCGGTACGTGCTGGAGCGGCTGCGCGCTGACCGGCTGGCGCTCGGGGGGGAGCAGTCCGGGCACGTGGTGTTCCTGAAGGACGCGACCACCGGCGACGGCCTCCTGACCGCGCTGCACCTGATGGCGCGGATGGCACAGACCGGCCGCACCCTGGCCGAGCTCGGCTCGGTCGTCACGAGGCTGCCGCAGGTGATGATCAACGTGCCGGTCGCCGACCGGGAGCGGGCGGCGTCCGCCCGTCCGGTGGCCGAGGCGGTCCGCCGCGCCGAGGTCGAGCTCGCCGGGGCCGGCCGGATCCTGCTGCGTCCCAGCGGGACCGAGCAACTGGTCCGGGGGATGGTCGAGGCGCCGAGCGAGGACCAGGCGGAGCGGGGGGCGCGCAAGGTCGCCGACTCGGTGGCCGCGACGCGGTAA
- the rplM gene encoding 50S ribosomal protein L13, translating to MRTYSPKPGEVTRVWHVIDAKDVVLGRLATHAASLLRGKHKPQYAPHVDTGDFVVVINAEKVALTGNKRDQKLDYRHSGHPGGLKSRTYGEVLEGARPERVIEKAVKGMLPHNKMGAKQIRKLKVYAGSEHPHAAQNPQVFTIDQVAQ from the coding sequence GTGCGTACGTACAGCCCGAAGCCCGGCGAGGTCACTCGCGTCTGGCATGTCATCGATGCCAAGGACGTCGTCCTCGGTCGTCTTGCCACGCACGCAGCGAGCCTGCTGCGCGGCAAGCACAAGCCGCAGTACGCCCCGCACGTCGACACCGGCGACTTCGTCGTCGTGATCAACGCCGAGAAGGTCGCGCTGACCGGTAACAAGCGTGACCAGAAGCTCGACTACCGGCACTCCGGCCACCCGGGCGGCTTGAAGTCGCGCACCTACGGCGAGGTCCTCGAGGGCGCCCGGCCCGAGCGGGTCATCGAGAAGGCCGTCAAGGGCATGCTGCCGCACAACAAGATGGGCGCCAAGCAGATCCGCAAGCTGAAGGTGTACGCCGGCTCGGAGCACCCGCACGCGGCGCAGAACCCACAGGTCTTCACCATCGACCAGGTCGCCCAGTAG
- the moaC gene encoding cyclic pyranopterin monophosphate synthase MoaC, with product MSELTHVDSSGQARMVDVSGKEVTARQATATARLLTTPDVVALLRGEGVPKGDALAVARVAGIAAAKRTPGLIPLCHPIAIHSVKVELEVVDDGVLISATVRTADRTGIEMEALTSAAVAGLNLIDMVKAVDPAASITDVRVEQKLGGKTGQWNRA from the coding sequence ATGAGCGAGCTCACGCACGTCGACTCCAGCGGGCAGGCCCGCATGGTGGACGTCTCCGGCAAGGAGGTCACCGCCCGGCAGGCCACCGCCACCGCGCGGCTGCTGACCACGCCCGACGTCGTCGCGCTGCTGCGCGGGGAGGGCGTGCCCAAGGGCGACGCGCTGGCGGTTGCGCGGGTCGCCGGCATCGCCGCCGCGAAGCGCACCCCGGGTCTCATTCCGCTGTGCCACCCGATCGCGATCCACTCGGTGAAGGTCGAGCTCGAGGTGGTGGACGACGGGGTGCTGATCAGCGCCACCGTGCGCACCGCCGACCGCACCGGCATCGAGATGGAGGCGCTGACCAGCGCGGCCGTGGCCGGCTTGAACCTCATAGACATGGTGAAGGCGGTCGATCCTGCCGCGAGCATCACCGACGTCCGCGTCGAGCAGAAGCTCGGCGGCAAGACCGGCCAATGGAATCGAGCATGA